The region CCGCGTCGAGATCGACGCCGCTGTCGATCCCGGACTGGTCCATCAGGTAAATGAGGTCTTCGGTCGCGATATTGCCGGTCGCCTTGGGCGCGAAGGGGCAGCCGCCGAGCCCGCCGAGCGATGCGTCGAAAACGCGCACGCCCGATTGGTAGGCTGCCCATGCATTCGCGATTCCGGTGCCGCGGGTATTGTGGAAATGACAGCGCATCGGGATCTTGCCGCCGAGCAATTCGCCGAGCCTGCCGAATAGCTCGGTCACCTGTGCAGGAGTGCCGACGCCGATCGTGTCGGCGAGGGCGATTTCGTCCGGCTCCTCCGCTGCCATTTCCTCCGCGATCGCGAGGACGGTTTCGGGTTTGACCTCGCCCTCGAACGGGCACCCGAAGGCCGCGCTGATGGTAACTTGCGCGCGCATACCTTCCGCCTTGGCGAAACGGATCATGTCGCGGTTCTCGGCGATGCCCTGCTCGATCGTCTGGCCCTGGTTCTTCTGGCCGAATGTATCGCTCGCGACGAGCACGCAGCCGACCTGGTCGATACCTCTATTGCCGCCTTCACGCGTTGCGAGCGCGCGCATGACGCCGCGCTTGTTGAGGGTCAGGCCGATGTAGGTAACGTCCTCACGGTCGGGCAGGCCGGCGATGACGGCCTCCGCATCCGCCATTTGCGGGACACGCTTGGGATGCACGAAACTCGCAACTTCGAGCCTGCGCGCGCCGTAGCCGATCATGCGGTCGATCAAGGTGAGCTTGGTGCCGGTCTCGACCGTTTCGGGCTCGTTCTGCAGGCCGTCACGCGGGCCTACTTCTACCAGTTCGATTCTATCCGCGTGGTCTGTATACATTTTGTCAGGCCGCATCCTTGTCGATGGAAGGAAGGCCGCGATGTGCATCGGCATAGGCGTGATAGGCGCGGCGGATGTGCCCGGCCATCACCGCCTCGGCCCAGGCGCCGTCATGGCGGGCGAAAGCCGCCAGCAGGTCGTCATGCTCGCTGTGCGAACTGTTGAACGCATCGCGCCCGTAATGCTGCGCCGTGCGCCAGACGACCGGCTGTTCGATCAGCGATCCAAGCAGCCGGATCAGGCGCCGCGAACCCGAAGCCTCGAGGATAATCTCGTGGAATTGCTTGTTGTATTCGAGAAACGCCGCGACGTCGGGGTTCTTGCCGCGAATGGCCGTGTAAATAGCTGAATTACAAGCGCGAAGGCGTTCGAGGGTGCGATCGTCCATCCGCTCGGCCGCGCGCTTTGCGGCATAGCCTTCGAGCATGGCGCGCAGCTCGAATGCATCGGCGACATCGCTGAGCGACCAGTCGGCGACGAAACTGCGCTGGGATTCGTTCTTGCGCACGAGCAGCTCGGCTTCGAGTCGGCGAAGGGCATCACGGACTGGCGTGCGCGATACGCCGCAACGCTCGGCCAATGCTTCTTCGCTCAGTTGCTCGCCCGAAGAAAGCTCGCCCGACAGGATCATCGCGCGAATGGTGTCGTATGCTCTGTCTGAGGCCTTGGCCACAATGGTCTCTCGCTCTTGACTCGGACAAATTGTATACAATAAGACCCGCACAGCGCAACAGGCTCGAATATTGGGGGTCGGGCGCAGGGGAGTGCTTGCCGGGGACAGGCGGCGCCACGCAGGTGGCCGCATCCCGGCGCTGGAAATCACGGTTCAGGGAGAACTGGGAATGCGCAATCTGAAGTTCCATCTCGCCGCTGGGGTCGCTCTTAGTGCGGTGCTTCAAGCCAACCCCGTCATGGCGCAGGACGCCGAAGCGGCGACGGAAGGCTCTTCGCAGAATACTCCGATCATCGTGACCGCGCGTCGCCAGAACGAGCAGCTGCAGGATGTGCCTGCATCGGTCTCGGTCATCACGGCAGATGCGCTTGCAAAGACCGGCGCGGACAATGCGGAAGATTTCGTCCAGCTGACCCCGGGCGTGACCATCGTCACCGGAACGGCGGAAGCGGGCGATACACAGATCAACATTCGCGGCATCAACGGTGCGCGCGATGCGGAAAGCTCGATCGCGCTCGTGGTCGACGGCATTCTCAAGACGAACACTGCGCAGCTCAACCAGCCACAGGGCACGCTGCGGCAGGTCGAAGTGCTTAAAGGCCCGCAAGGCGCTCTCTATGGTCGCAACGCTGCTGCCGGCGCCATCGTCCTGTCGACGCTGAGGCCGTCGGACTATTTCGAAGGCGCGGCCAAGTTCTCCTACGCCAATGAAGACACGATCGAAGCGACCGCGCATGTCGCGGGCCCCATCGGTGACAATCTCGGCTTCGTCCTTTCGGGTTACTATCGCACCACCGACGGCTTCTTCGAAAACATCTTCACCAACAGCAAGACGGTAGACGACCAGGAAGTCTGGTCGGTCGACGGTCGCCTGATCGCCGAACTGGGCGATGCGACCGAGCTGGACGTGAAAGCGCGCTATTCGCAGCTGCGCGGCGCTTCGATCAACTTCAACGCCTCGTTCCACCTGCCGCAATTCGCAGCGTTCAATCCCGCCTTCTACGAGGACGTGAACGACCACGAATTCCGCTATTACAACAATATCGATCCGTCGAACGACCAGGACAGCTTCGATGTCTCGGCCAAGATCGAGCACGATTTCGACAGCGTCACGCTGACCGCCTGGGCGCTTTATTCCGATGTCGACCAGAGCCTCGTCGCGGACGGCACCTCGGCGGACTTTGCGCGCTACATTCCGTTCCCGGCTCCGACCCAGACGGCAGCGGACGTGGCCGGCGCATGTTTCGCATCGACTGCTGCGCTCACCGGCTTCCCGGTCAACCAGCCCGGCTTTATCGGTCCGACCCCGGTGCCGTTCCTGTTCGATCCGGCGACCGGCTCGACCTTCGGCCCCTACAGCCCGTCGACCTGCGACGGTACGCAGTTCCAGTCGCGCGAGCAGACCGATATCAGCGGCGAAATCCGCATCGCGTCGAACGGCAGCGGACCGCTCAGCTGGCAGCTCGGCCTCTATTACCTGAATATCGACCGTGAGACGGGCGTCAGCCTCGGTGCAGACACGGGCGGGGCGGTCATTCCGCAGCTCTACAACGCGCCTGGCACGTCGAACCCGACCTCGCTGCTGCTGGCCGACAAGTTCGATACGGATGTCTATGCGGCGTTCGGCAATATCGAGTACGAGATGGGCGACCTCACCGCAGGTCTCGCGCTGCGCTACGATATCGAGGATCGCAGCACGAGCTCGCTGGTTCCCAACGTGCTCGACCCGATCACCGGCGGGCCGATCAACCCGGGCCAGCTGTTCGGCACGCTCGATCCGGCCAGCGCGACCTACAAGCAGCTGCAGCCCAAGCTCAGCCTCAGCTGGCAGCCGAACCCCGACCTCAACGTCTATGCCAACTGGGGCATCGGCTTCAAATCGGGCGGCTTCAACAACCAGGGCTCCTCGGCGATCATCGACACCTTCTACGGTGACGGCGTGACCCCGGGCACGATCGATGCCGGAGTGACGATCTTCGACCAGTACGACAAGGAGGTGTCGAGCGCCTTCGAAGTTGGCCTGAAGGGCAATGTCGCCAATGGCCGCATCACCTTCGATCTGGCCGGTTACTACACCGAGATCGACGACATGCAGTTCTTCGAATTCTTCGTCGGCAGCTTCGGCCTGCTGCGCGTGGTTTCGAACATCGACGAGGTCGAGGTCATGGGCGCCGAGCTCAACGTGACCGGCGAGGTCGTCGATGGCTGGAAGCTCTACGGCTCGTTCAACGTCACCGACAGCGAGATCAAGGCGAACAGCTCGCGGCCTTACACGGTCGGCAACAAATCGCCTTACACCGCCGACTACACGATCAACCTCGGCACCGAGATCGACACTCCGCTCAGCGACGGCGTCGACCTGATCGTCCGCGGCGACTATCGCATCACCGGCCCGACCTGGTTCCACTCGGTGCAGGACCAGGAGCGTCCGACGATCTTCACCGCGCTCATTCCGATTTCGCAGGTCAATTTCCTGCCGGCCGAATTCGGCAATGCGCGCTACGATGTCGCGCGGCGCGATACCTACGGCGTGCTCAACGTGCGCGCCGGGCTGGAGATCGGCAACTTGAGCATCTTCGCCTTCGGCGAGAATGTGCTGGGCGAGGAATACATCGCAGAGGCGATCCCCGCGATCGAGTTCGGCGGTTCGTTCATCTCGCCGGGCGCACGCAGCCTCTACGGCGTCGAGGTCGGTTTCAAGTTCTAGCCCCTAGAACCGCCCGATAGGAAGGGCGTTGCCCGGACAGCCAGCGTTTGCACGTGCATACGTTTTTTGTCGGCAACGCCTTTGACCGCTCTCGGTAGCTTGCCTATCGCTCGATTCCGATGGCCGATCCGCGCGACCTCCCACCGCCACCGGACTTCGCAGCGTTGCGGGAGAGCGAGCGCGTCGCCCTGTTCCTCGACTTCGACGGCACGCTGGTAGAGATCGCGCCGACCCCCGACAGCATCGCGGTGCCGGACGACCTGTCCCTACGGCTCGAAGATCTCGCGCGCAGGCTAGACGGGCGGCTCGCGGTCGTAAGCGGGCGTTCGCCGGAGGATCTCGCGGGCCATACCGGGCGCATGGCTGTCGCTATCGCCGGCTCGCATGGAATCGCCCGACAACGGCCCGATGGTTCGACGCTGGGCAACTCAGCCGAGGGAATACCCGAAGAGCTGCGCGGGCGTATCGAGCGCATTGCAGGAGAGGTCGGAGCGGATATCGAGCGCAAGACCCACGGCATGGCGATCCACTATCGCTCGGCCCCGCATCTCGGCGAGCAGATCATCGACGCAAGCCGCGACCTTGCAGCCGAAACGCAATTCGAACTGAAGCTCGGCAAATGCGTCGTCGAATTCGTCCGCCCCGGCGCGACGAAGGCAGGCGCGGTCGAGGCTTTCATGGCTGAGCCAGAATTCAGCGGCTCGCTCCCGATATTCGTCGGCGACGACGTGACTGACGAGGACGGCTTTCGCGCGGCAAGCGCACTTGGCGGTTTCGGGATCGCGGTCGGGGAACGGGAAAGCGAAGGGGCGCGTTTCCATCTGTCGGACGTAAGGGATGTTTATGCATGGCTGAATCTGTGAGCGAGCGGCAGGCAAACCTCGAGCTGTGGCCGATTGGCAATTGCCAGGTCAGCGGCCTGATAGACGATGCGGGCGGCCTGGTCTGGGGCTGCGTTCCACGCGTCGATGGCGATCCGGTGTTCTGCTCGCTCCTCAATGGCGCCCAGCAGCAGGCCGGCGTGTGGCGGTTCGAGCTCGAAGGGCAGGTCTCCGCCACGCAGCGATACGAACGCAACACGCCGATCCTTATTACCCGGCTCGAGGCGGAGGATGGGAGCGCGGTCGAAATCTCCGACTTCTGCCCGCGTTTCGAGCGTTCGGGCCGGATGTATCGCCCGGTGGCGTTCATTCGCATCGTCCGCCCTGTGGCCGGGACACCGCGCCTGAAGGTCACACTGCGACCGATGAAGAATTACGGTGCGCAGCTTGCCGATACGACCAATGGCACGAACCATATCCGCTACCTGATCGGACCGCAGGCCATGCGCCTCAGCACCGACGCGCCGATCGGCTATTTGCTGGAGAACCGCAGCTTCCGGGTCGAAGCGGATATGCATTTCTTCCTCGGTCCGGACGAACCGTTCGTCGGCAATGTCCGCTCAGAACTGCGCCGGATGGAAGCCCAGACCGCGAAATACTGGACCCATTGGGTTCGCGGTCTGCACATTCCGTTCGAGTGGCAGGAAGAGGTGATCCGCTGCGCGATCACGCTCAAGCTGTGCCAGCACGAGGAAACCGGCGCGATCGTCGCCGCGCTCACGACTTCCATTCCCGAGGCGCCCAATAGCGAGCGGAACTGGGACTATCGCTACTGCTGGATTCGCGATTCCTATTACACGGTGCAGGCGCTGAACCGTCTCGGCGCGCTCGACGTGCTGGAGAAGTATCTCGCTTACCTGCGCAATATCATCGACGCGGCGCAGGGTGGGCAGATCCAGCCCCTCTACTCGGTCATGGGCGAGGGCGAACTGAACGAGACGACTGCGGCGCACCTTGCCGGCTATCGCGGCATGGGCCCGGTGCGCGTGGGCAATGCCGCCTACAAGCAGGTGCAGCACGACTGCTACGGCCAGATCGTTTTGCCGACCGTGCAGAGCTTCCTCGATTCCCGCCTCCTGCGCGTCGCCGACGATCATGATTTCGAAGGTCTCGAGCAGGTCGGCGAGATGGCGTGGAAGATGCACGACCAGCCCGATGCCGGTCTGTGGGAATTCCGCACGCGGCAGGAAGTTCACACCTATTCCGCCGTAATGTGCTGGGCCGCCTGCGACCGGCTGGCGACGACCGCGCATTATCTCGGCAAGGAAGACCGCGAGGAGTTCTGGCGCGAACGGGCTACGGCGATCGCAGGGAAGATCGAGAAAGAAGCCTGGGTCGAGAATGGCGAGGAGGGCGGTCACTACGGTGCCAGCTTCGAGAGCGATTATCTCGACGCGAGCCTGCTGCAGATGGTCGAGCTGCGCTTCCTCTCGCCCGACAACCCGCGCTTCAAATCGACCTTCGCTGCGATCGAGAAGGTCCTTCGCCGGGGCGAGCACATGCTGCGCTATGCGAGCGAGGACGATTTCGGCCTGCCGGAAACCGCATTCAACGTCTGCACCTTCTGGCTGATCGAGGCGCTGCACCTTGCCGGCCGTGATGAAGAGGCGTGCGAGCTGTTCCGCACGATGCTGTCGCACTCGACCAAGTCGGGCCTGCTGTCGGAGGACCTCGATTTCGAAACCGGCGAGCTTTGGGGGAACTTCCCCCAGACCTACTCGCTCGTAGGAGTAATCAACTGCGCGGGGCTGCTGTCGAAACCGTGGAGCGAAATCCGCTAGGGGGAATTCAATGAGCCGTCTCGTCGTCATCTCGAACCGCGTCGCCGTGCCCAAGGCCAGAGGCGCTGCCGGTGCGCAGGGCGGACTGGCGGGCGCGCTCAATTCCGCGCTCAAGAAATTCGGCGGCGTATGGTTCGGCTGGTCCGGCCAGCAGAGCGAAGGCGGCACTGGCAATATCAACCTGCAGCGCAGCGACGGCGTGACCACCGCGACGATCGACCTGTCGAGCCGCGACATCGACGAATATTACAACGGCTACGCCAATTCGACGCTCTGGCCGCTGTTCCATTACCGGATCGACCTTGCCGAATACGAACGCGAGTTCGGCAAGGGCTATGAGCGCGTGAACGAACGTTTCGCCGAGAGCGTCGCGCCGCTGGTCGAAGACGACGACCTCGTCTGGGTGCACGACTACCACCTGCTGCCGCTCGGTGAGCGCTTGCGCTCGCGCGGCATGAAGAACCGGATCGGCTTCTTCCTCCACACGCCGTGGCCGCCGACAAATCTGTTCGTATCGCTGCCCTATCACGAGCGGCTGGTCCGCACGATGCTCGAATACGACCTGATCGGTTTCCAGACGCGAACTTGGCTGGAAAGCTTCCTCCACTATTGCGGCAAGGAACTCGGCGCCGAAGTCGATGACGAGACCGGGCGCATCGAGTTCGAAGGGCGCGTCACCCATGCGCGCGCCTATCCGATCGGCATCGACTGGGACCACTTGCAGTCGCAGATGGACACGGGAGAGGCGCGGCAAGCGGGCCAGCGCCTGCTTTCGAGCACGCGCCACCGTACGGCGATGATCGGGGTCGACCGGCTCGACTATTCCAAGGGACTGCCCGAAAGGCTCGACGGCATCGGTCGCTTCTTTGACCAGAACCCCGACAGGGTGCGCGATCTCGTTTTCATCCAGATCGCACCGCCCAGCCGCGAGGATGTCGAGAGCTACCAGAAAATCCGCACGACGCTCGAACAGAAAACGGGCCAGATCAATGGCGCGCGCTCGGAAGTCGACATCGTGCCGATCCGCTACGTCAACAAGGGGCATTCGCTGGCCGAGCTGTGCGGCTTCTACCGCGCGGCGAAGATCGGCCTCGTCACGCCCTTGCGGGACGGCATGAACCTCGTCGCGAAGGAATATGTGGCGGCGCAGGACCCCGAAGACCCGGGCGTCCTCATCCTGTCGCGCTTTGCCGGTGCTGCCGAGCAACTGACCGAGGCGCTGCTGGTCAATCCGCACAGCCGTGACGATATCAGCCACGCGATCAGGACAGCGCTCGACATGCCGCTCGAAGAGCGCAAGCGCCGCTATGAAGCGCTGATCAAGACGGTGCGCGACGACAACGTCCAGCAGTGGACTGAGGAATTCACGCGCGACCTCGCCGGAGCCGGCTAGCAGACCGGACGATCGAACCGGCCGGGCTCGCGGTACTGGCCCGTACTTTCCTGCATGACGTCCTTGAGGTCGCGGTGCTTGGGTCGCTCCGCCCGGGCGCGCAGCACCTGGTTGACGCGCCAGACGAGGAACTTCTTGTCGAACGGCTTGCGGATGTAGTCCTGCGCCCCCTGGTACAGCGCCTGCTCCTCGTCCTGCGCACCGGACATGGCGGTGAACATCATGACAGGCAGGTCGTAGAGGCTGGCCGAACTCCTGATTTTTCGCAGCACTTCGCTGCCGCTGAAACCGGGCATGTCCTGGTCGAGCAGGATGAGATCGGGCCTGCGCCAGCCGAGCAGCTTCAGCGCCTGCGCCCCGTCGGTGACCCAACCGCAGGCGTGCCCGGCCGAAATGAGCACGTCGGCTGCCATTTCGGCGATCATCTCGTCATCGTCGGCAATCAGGATATAGGCCATTGCTCGAACGCTCCTGCTGGTTTGCTGGTGGATGCCGTCCTAGCCGCGGCACGAAAAGCGTTGCTGAAGAACGGGTTAGGTAGTTCTACCCCCGCTGGCTTGTGCCCCGGACAGGAAAAGCCGCTTGCCGCACAGGCAGGTGGCTGGCACGAGCCTGCGCATGTCCAAAGACCGTATTCTGCCCCTCGAAGGGGTTCACAATTTCCGCGACTACGGCGGCTACGTCACGACCAACGGCGGCCGTGTGAAGCGCGGCGTCCTCTGGCGCTCCGGGCAGCATGTCGATGCGACCGAGGACGACCTCGGCCGGATCGCCGAGCTGGACCTGAAGCACGTAATCGACTTTCGCGGGCGCAGCGAGCGCACCAGCTATCCCTGCCGCAGGCACGAGGATTTCGGAGCGCAGGTCCTGTTCTACGATGGCGAGACCGCCGCGCTTGCTCCGCATGTCGAAGCGGCCGAGGGCGTGCTCGATGTCGAGAGCGCTCATGCCAAGATGGAAGCGCTCTATTCGCGCCTTCCGCAGCGCGAGCCGGTGCTCCATGTCATGCGGCTTTATTTCGATGCACTGTCCAAGGGGGAGGGGGCCTCGCTCGTCCACTGCCTCGCCGGCAAGGACCGCACAGGAATGGCGGTCGCGCTGCTGCATCATACGCTCGGCGTGCATTGGGACGATGCGATGGAGGACTTCCTCCTCACCAACACAGCCGGCAACATCGAAGCCCGCGTTGCCGCAGGCGCGGTCGCGGTGCGCGACAAGTGGGGCAATATCAGCGACGATACCATCCGCGTGCTGATGGGCGTCGACGAGCGCTATC is a window of Erythrobacter sp. HKB08 DNA encoding:
- the otsA gene encoding alpha,alpha-trehalose-phosphate synthase (UDP-forming), whose amino-acid sequence is MSRLVVISNRVAVPKARGAAGAQGGLAGALNSALKKFGGVWFGWSGQQSEGGTGNINLQRSDGVTTATIDLSSRDIDEYYNGYANSTLWPLFHYRIDLAEYEREFGKGYERVNERFAESVAPLVEDDDLVWVHDYHLLPLGERLRSRGMKNRIGFFLHTPWPPTNLFVSLPYHERLVRTMLEYDLIGFQTRTWLESFLHYCGKELGAEVDDETGRIEFEGRVTHARAYPIGIDWDHLQSQMDTGEARQAGQRLLSSTRHRTAMIGVDRLDYSKGLPERLDGIGRFFDQNPDRVRDLVFIQIAPPSREDVESYQKIRTTLEQKTGQINGARSEVDIVPIRYVNKGHSLAELCGFYRAAKIGLVTPLRDGMNLVAKEYVAAQDPEDPGVLILSRFAGAAEQLTEALLVNPHSRDDISHAIRTALDMPLEERKRRYEALIKTVRDDNVQQWTEEFTRDLAGAG
- a CDS encoding tyrosine-protein phosphatase, yielding MSKDRILPLEGVHNFRDYGGYVTTNGGRVKRGVLWRSGQHVDATEDDLGRIAELDLKHVIDFRGRSERTSYPCRRHEDFGAQVLFYDGETAALAPHVEAAEGVLDVESAHAKMEALYSRLPQREPVLHVMRLYFDALSKGEGASLVHCLAGKDRTGMAVALLHHTLGVHWDDAMEDFLLTNTAGNIEARVAAGAVAVRDKWGNISDDTIRVLMGVDERYLAAMRKAVEAEYGSLDAFLKDVLGVDEERREALRLHLVEA
- a CDS encoding hydroxymethylglutaryl-CoA lyase, with product MYTDHADRIELVEVGPRDGLQNEPETVETGTKLTLIDRMIGYGARRLEVASFVHPKRVPQMADAEAVIAGLPDREDVTYIGLTLNKRGVMRALATREGGNRGIDQVGCVLVASDTFGQKNQGQTIEQGIAENRDMIRFAKAEGMRAQVTISAAFGCPFEGEVKPETVLAIAEEMAAEEPDEIALADTIGVGTPAQVTELFGRLGELLGGKIPMRCHFHNTRGTGIANAWAAYQSGVRVFDASLGGLGGCPFAPKATGNIATEDLIYLMDQSGIDSGVDLDAAIATNHWFAERLGRELPSLVARAA
- a CDS encoding response regulator transcription factor; its protein translation is MAYILIADDDEMIAEMAADVLISAGHACGWVTDGAQALKLLGWRRPDLILLDQDMPGFSGSEVLRKIRSSASLYDLPVMMFTAMSGAQDEEQALYQGAQDYIRKPFDKKFLVWRVNQVLRARAERPKHRDLKDVMQESTGQYREPGRFDRPVC
- the otsB gene encoding trehalose-phosphatase, whose product is MADPRDLPPPPDFAALRESERVALFLDFDGTLVEIAPTPDSIAVPDDLSLRLEDLARRLDGRLAVVSGRSPEDLAGHTGRMAVAIAGSHGIARQRPDGSTLGNSAEGIPEELRGRIERIAGEVGADIERKTHGMAIHYRSAPHLGEQIIDASRDLAAETQFELKLGKCVVEFVRPGATKAGAVEAFMAEPEFSGSLPIFVGDDVTDEDGFRAASALGGFGIAVGERESEGARFHLSDVRDVYAWLNL
- a CDS encoding GntR family transcriptional regulator; amino-acid sequence: MAKASDRAYDTIRAMILSGELSSGEQLSEEALAERCGVSRTPVRDALRRLEAELLVRKNESQRSFVADWSLSDVADAFELRAMLEGYAAKRAAERMDDRTLERLRACNSAIYTAIRGKNPDVAAFLEYNKQFHEIILEASGSRRLIRLLGSLIEQPVVWRTAQHYGRDAFNSSHSEHDDLLAAFARHDGAWAEAVMAGHIRRAYHAYADAHRGLPSIDKDAA
- a CDS encoding glycoside hydrolase family 15 protein, which codes for MAESVSERQANLELWPIGNCQVSGLIDDAGGLVWGCVPRVDGDPVFCSLLNGAQQQAGVWRFELEGQVSATQRYERNTPILITRLEAEDGSAVEISDFCPRFERSGRMYRPVAFIRIVRPVAGTPRLKVTLRPMKNYGAQLADTTNGTNHIRYLIGPQAMRLSTDAPIGYLLENRSFRVEADMHFFLGPDEPFVGNVRSELRRMEAQTAKYWTHWVRGLHIPFEWQEEVIRCAITLKLCQHEETGAIVAALTTSIPEAPNSERNWDYRYCWIRDSYYTVQALNRLGALDVLEKYLAYLRNIIDAAQGGQIQPLYSVMGEGELNETTAAHLAGYRGMGPVRVGNAAYKQVQHDCYGQIVLPTVQSFLDSRLLRVADDHDFEGLEQVGEMAWKMHDQPDAGLWEFRTRQEVHTYSAVMCWAACDRLATTAHYLGKEDREEFWRERATAIAGKIEKEAWVENGEEGGHYGASFESDYLDASLLQMVELRFLSPDNPRFKSTFAAIEKVLRRGEHMLRYASEDDFGLPETAFNVCTFWLIEALHLAGRDEEACELFRTMLSHSTKSGLLSEDLDFETGELWGNFPQTYSLVGVINCAGLLSKPWSEIR
- a CDS encoding TonB-dependent receptor, giving the protein MRNLKFHLAAGVALSAVLQANPVMAQDAEAATEGSSQNTPIIVTARRQNEQLQDVPASVSVITADALAKTGADNAEDFVQLTPGVTIVTGTAEAGDTQINIRGINGARDAESSIALVVDGILKTNTAQLNQPQGTLRQVEVLKGPQGALYGRNAAAGAIVLSTLRPSDYFEGAAKFSYANEDTIEATAHVAGPIGDNLGFVLSGYYRTTDGFFENIFTNSKTVDDQEVWSVDGRLIAELGDATELDVKARYSQLRGASINFNASFHLPQFAAFNPAFYEDVNDHEFRYYNNIDPSNDQDSFDVSAKIEHDFDSVTLTAWALYSDVDQSLVADGTSADFARYIPFPAPTQTAADVAGACFASTAALTGFPVNQPGFIGPTPVPFLFDPATGSTFGPYSPSTCDGTQFQSREQTDISGEIRIASNGSGPLSWQLGLYYLNIDRETGVSLGADTGGAVIPQLYNAPGTSNPTSLLLADKFDTDVYAAFGNIEYEMGDLTAGLALRYDIEDRSTSSLVPNVLDPITGGPINPGQLFGTLDPASATYKQLQPKLSLSWQPNPDLNVYANWGIGFKSGGFNNQGSSAIIDTFYGDGVTPGTIDAGVTIFDQYDKEVSSAFEVGLKGNVANGRITFDLAGYYTEIDDMQFFEFFVGSFGLLRVVSNIDEVEVMGAELNVTGEVVDGWKLYGSFNVTDSEIKANSSRPYTVGNKSPYTADYTINLGTEIDTPLSDGVDLIVRGDYRITGPTWFHSVQDQERPTIFTALIPISQVNFLPAEFGNARYDVARRDTYGVLNVRAGLEIGNLSIFAFGENVLGEEYIAEAIPAIEFGGSFISPGARSLYGVEVGFKF